The genomic window GTGGCACGTTTTCAGCAGACCAAGGTCCTGAAGGCTCTTTCCTCCAAGAAGATCGCCTCCCGCGGCATCACGGTCCAAAACGTGATCAGCCGCGAGGGCATCAAGGCGATCCTGGGAAAGGTGAGCACGATGTCCACCCTAAAAGACGGTGCGCGGCGGTTGCTTTACCGGATGCGCAATTCCAATCAGACAGCCTCCTCCGAAGTGGGAGGCACCCACCGCTCACTCATCCGGCTCACAGGCGAGTACCACACGCTGTCTCAGAATCCCACACCGGGCAATCTCGAGCGCCGCAATGAACTGCTCCAAAAAATCGACTCCAGACTTAGCAATCTGCAGGAAAAGACCGAAGTGCTCAATGGAGGACGCGAAAGGACCAAGGCCGTTGACCTCAAGCTTCTGAAAGCTTTCGTGCGCTACGAAACAAACCTCATTCGTCCCAAAGACCTCCCGCCGATGCAGCCGCCCCCGGATATCCCGGACGCGCCGATCCGCCCCAACCCCTCTGAAGCAAAGCCGTACACGGTGCCAGTCAAGACGAAGGGACACTTTCTGGACGAGGTGCGCCAGAAGCTCGAGGTGGTCGAGCAGCCCCCCAAGGAAGAAATTCCTCTGGGAGAAATGCCCAACGCTCCACTTCTTCCTAACCCCCCCGAACTCCGTCCCTACACCGGAAACCTGGGCAGCAAGGGGAGCACTCTGAACGAGGTGATTGAAAATTTGAACCAAACCGCCGGGATGACCCACGAGGTCAACAGCCTGGACTGGGCCAAAATGGAGTTCGACAACGTCTCCTCTGGAGATCTTGACAACCACGACGTCCGGCAGGACGTGCCCGAGCCGCAGCCGCGGAAGACCTTTGCCGATATGAGCCTGAAAGATGTGCCCGGCTTCTCCCTGAAGTCTCAGGAATACAACAAGATTGAGGACCAAATCTGCGAAGCCATGATGGTTAACGGCGGCAACGACGAAAATGCGCAGGTCGAGGCCGGCAAGCTGCTGGGCCAGCTGATTGGAAGACAACTCGGGCAGCATATGGCCAACATGACGGCTGGAGAGAAACGGGATTTCCTGACCTCCTTCTACACCTCTGACCGCAACTCCATCATGGGTCCGGTCATGAAAGAAATCGGGCTGCGCTTCCCAAGATTTTCACAATACTTCCGCCACTTCGACACCTCAATGGACCAATGCAAGACAGTTCTCACGGCCGCATATGCGGAGATGCATCAATTCCTTCCGGACAGGTGCAGCGAGAGCGGCGAGGAGATCACCCTCAATGGCGTGAACTACCGCCTGGTAAGCGGGCTGGATGAGGGGGGACACGGGGCGGTTTCCATTTATCAAGAGGTGACGGATCTGCCGAATCCAGAGCGCATCGTGGTCAAGCGCTCGCTCTACGAGCACTCCGGCAATGCAAGCACGAGGCTCAAGGGCTTCCAGCAGCAGGTGAAAGAGTCGCGCATGCATGCCAGCCTGGGTGACAACAACTCCGTGACCGCTTTCCGCGGCGTGGTCCAGACGCCCGGGGGCGGCATCCTCCTGGCCATGAATCTTGCCCCGCATGGAGATGTGGGCGGAATGATGAGCAAGCTCAACGACGCGGAGAAGAGCGGGCTTATTTCCCATGAGGCGGCCAATGCGGTACGCATCACACTGCTGAAGGACATGGTGGAAGGGTTGAAGCAGCTCCAGGAAAATCTCGGCACCATCCATCTGGATCTGAAAATGCAGAACTTCTTCATTGAGGGGGATGGCAAAGCGCGAATGGGAGACTTCGGACTCATGGAAAACGGGCTCAGCACCTCGGTGACGAACCTCAAGATCGACGCCGAGTACAACAAGGCCCCTGAGCTGATGAAGGGACAGGAAGTCCAATCCATGAGGAGCAATGCAATTCTCGACATGAAAAATAACTATGCGGAAAATGAACAGTCCAAGCTGAACGCGCAGAGCCGCAAGGAAGACGCGGAGTATTCTATCCAGATTGATACGAAGGCGGATGTCTTCGCCCTGGGCACGGCTGCCTACGAAATGTTTACCGGCAGAAAATTCATTGAAGACCTTACCGGCGACGGCTGGGACAAAGCCTTCGACGCACTAAACGACTTCGGCCAGAATCCCACACGCACGGTAACGACCCTGGGCATGGAAAGAATGCCCGAAGAGATCGATGTGCTCAATACCGTCACCAACAAGATGGAGAAAGTGAATGATCCAAATGACTCCCCGCGCCGTGTGGGCCTGGGGGTGACTGTGATGGACCGGGTTCTCAATGCCATGCTGCATCCCGACAAAGACCAGCGGCCAAGCATGCGGGATCTGCTGAATTTCAGCGTGTTCAACCAGCCCGGCATTGAAACAAATCATGTGCGGAATTTGATCAAGCTCCTTGGCACGCCTGGGACTTCCCCTGAACAATTGAAGGTGGCGTCCCGGAATGTGGGCTTCTAAGGCCCCAGCCGCACTCTCGTTCACTGGCTGCGCTGCCTGACCATCGCCCCCTGGTTTCTACATGCCCAATTCCCGTCAGGCGTTTCTCATGCCGGCCGCCCTCGCCCTGGTGCTGGGGGCGGGCACGTGGTGGCTGTGGCCTGCGGACTCTGATCTTTGGCGGAAGGTCATCGCTGTGTTCTTGAGCACCGCACTGGCCTTTCAGGTGGCAGTGGCACTGCGTGCCACTGGTCGGGCCGCCGTGCAGGCATGGCTGGAATGCGGCGCCTTTTTGCTGGTGCAGGGAGCATTCCTGCATCTGCCCTCCGCCCTCGGCTGGCTGCTCCTGCTCACCGGCTGGTGCTGGCGCTTTCTGGTGCGGAACCTTTGGAAATGAGCCGCCCCTGCATTGAACAAGCGCTGGCACTCCACCGCGCAGGGCGGCTGGAGGAAGCATGGCCTCTCTATGAAGAAATTTTAAGCCTGGATGCAGACGATGCCGCTGCTCTGCACTGGCTGGGTACGCTGCACCTGCAGTCGGGCCGTCTCTCGCTGGCACTGGATTTTCTGGACCGCTCAGTCCGCGCCTGTCCGGATCATGCAGAGGCGCACAGCAACCGTGGCAACACCCTGCGCTGCCTGCAGCGGCTGGAAGAAGCAGTGGCTGCCTTTGACCGCGCCATCTCCCTTCGACCCGCCTATGCCGAGGCATGGAACAACCGCGGCATCGCCCTGCGGGACATGGGCAGGCTGGTGGATGCGGCGGAGAGTTTTGCACAAGCCGTCGCGATCAAGCCGGAGTATGCCAACGCTCTTAAAAATCGGGGCGTGGTGCTGCGTGGCATGGGGCGCTTTGCCGAAGCGCTCAAGTGCCAGGACCAGGTGCTTCTGCTCCAGCCGCAGGATGCAGCGGCGCTGAACTTCCGTGGCAATGCGCTGCATGACATGCGCCTGATGGAGGATGCCGTGGCGAGCTATGACCGGGCTGTCGCACTGAGGCCAGACTATGCGGAGGCTTGGTACAACCGCAGCATCTCCCTGCGTGAGCTGAAATGCATCGACGATGCCATT from Prosthecobacter vanneervenii includes these protein-coding regions:
- a CDS encoding protein kinase domain-containing protein, producing the protein MLTTLDRLKSFTNQQTHNQPPPPLTDNPETKGQGLRKYKSNSEGVARFQQTKVLKALSSKKIASRGITVQNVISREGIKAILGKVSTMSTLKDGARRLLYRMRNSNQTASSEVGGTHRSLIRLTGEYHTLSQNPTPGNLERRNELLQKIDSRLSNLQEKTEVLNGGRERTKAVDLKLLKAFVRYETNLIRPKDLPPMQPPPDIPDAPIRPNPSEAKPYTVPVKTKGHFLDEVRQKLEVVEQPPKEEIPLGEMPNAPLLPNPPELRPYTGNLGSKGSTLNEVIENLNQTAGMTHEVNSLDWAKMEFDNVSSGDLDNHDVRQDVPEPQPRKTFADMSLKDVPGFSLKSQEYNKIEDQICEAMMVNGGNDENAQVEAGKLLGQLIGRQLGQHMANMTAGEKRDFLTSFYTSDRNSIMGPVMKEIGLRFPRFSQYFRHFDTSMDQCKTVLTAAYAEMHQFLPDRCSESGEEITLNGVNYRLVSGLDEGGHGAVSIYQEVTDLPNPERIVVKRSLYEHSGNASTRLKGFQQQVKESRMHASLGDNNSVTAFRGVVQTPGGGILLAMNLAPHGDVGGMMSKLNDAEKSGLISHEAANAVRITLLKDMVEGLKQLQENLGTIHLDLKMQNFFIEGDGKARMGDFGLMENGLSTSVTNLKIDAEYNKAPELMKGQEVQSMRSNAILDMKNNYAENEQSKLNAQSRKEDAEYSIQIDTKADVFALGTAAYEMFTGRKFIEDLTGDGWDKAFDALNDFGQNPTRTVTTLGMERMPEEIDVLNTVTNKMEKVNDPNDSPRRVGLGVTVMDRVLNAMLHPDKDQRPSMRDLLNFSVFNQPGIETNHVRNLIKLLGTPGTSPEQLKVASRNVGF